CATCAAAGAGCACAAACTCAAGAGCCGCAACATCAATGGTGTTTATGATGGTTCCgattttgttgatgttttgCTCTTTGAATGTGGTAAAAGAGAATCCCAATAAAGATGACGCGATCATCGTTTTGTAGGAAATGATATTCAACGTAACACAGTACACGTGGTGTGTCCAACAAATcagaatttaaagttttggaatctaaataattgattaaacaaatcaatttcaaCCTAATTCtcctaactaattaattaattaaacctcaaattcaaaaattactTCACTTTTCAACCCACTGTAAAATTTCAATCCCTAAGCAGATAAGGCTGCACTCCACATACATACACATATTCAGCTCATCTTCAACAGATATCAAATCATTTCCGAATCGCTGCATCAATCTCTCCAATGATGTCCTCCAACTTTCTTCCTCAGGTAAATTTCCCCTTCTCTGCATTCATTGCCTTCCAAAACTCAATAATAAACGCTTTTCAATATATGTACATGCGCAGACGTTGTTCACGGTCCCCAGATGTTCGGCGCAATGCCAGCCGAGGAAATTGGCGCTTTCAGCACTCTCTTTGCGGCGCCCCGGATTGGTTGTAGCGCGGccttttggatttaatttcgCGGAGAAGGATAAAAAGTTGTCTTTTTTGGTGAGGGCTGAAACCAATCCTGAAGCAGAAGCGGTAGTGGAAGAGAGCCAGGAAAATGTGGATATTGTGGAGTCTGAAGAGGCTGAGGTTGAGAAGCCGCCTTTCAAACCTAGGATAAAGCTCGGCGACATAATGGGGGTACTTTTCACTTTTCTCAATTCATCAGCGTTGCTTAATTCCTCGTTTAGCTTTGATTCTAGGATAAGGCcagagaaaaaatatgtacaaAATTTTGCTGGTTTTCAGTAATTTTGATTCTGGAGATGAAGGAAACTTTGGATTAGGTTGAGTCATGAACAGATGGCATcctcatttaatattttacaatatcATGTGGAGAGTATGCAGAGTTTCTCCATGAGTAGATTAGGTAGGTTAAATTGGGGCATTGTGGAGAGTATGCACAGTTTCGTGCCAATTAAGCCCAAGGTATAGAAAAGGCCCTAACATGAAgcaattgatgaatttttattctactttACACTAATCCTTGATAAATGTGATTTTTGTTCCGAATTCTGTTGTTGCAAACTAACTATAACCAGTGGAAGTGTAAAAGTTGTGTAGTATTTTGTATTGGTTCAGAAACTTGGCACTAGTGTAGCACAATTGGTCTGAAAACTGTTTTGGAATCCAATAAATGATGCACTGTTTGAAATACTAAACTGTAGACtcattttatagtactccttaGTTAACGTTCTAAGTATATTCTACACAGCTCTTGTATCAAATAGTTTTGCATTCCTGTGAACATTTTAGAAGCAGAATAGGACTTTACTTATTGGTGTGTAAGAATTCCGCATTTGCTTGTTACAACCAGATACTAAACAAAAAGGCAATTGAAGCGTCAGACAGTGAAAGGCCTATCCCAGATCTTCGCACAGGAGATATCGTGGAAATCAAGCTGGTAAGTTGTCCATGGAATATACTATAATCATCTCTAATGTTATTGTTACttgccaaattttgtcaaGTTTTAAAAGCAAGAACATCTATTTGTTTGCAGGAAGTTCCAGAAAACAGACGAAGATTGTCTATATACAAAGGTATAGTTATATCGAAGCAAAATGCTGGCATCCACACAACAATTCGCATTCGACGTATTATTGCCGGTGTTGGAGTTGAGATTGTGTTCCCAGTGTAAGTACACTTATCatcttgtttttgttttaatctactgattttgtttcttattgTATGAGAATAAACTAATAATTGCAACAAGACTTGTTTGCAGAGATCTATTTAAACTTTTAACAGTGACAGGGTAGTTAGGAAACCAAGAAAATATCAGAAAGTCTGAACTTGGTCAATTATCCAGACCTCTCTGTTAATACTAAATGTCTTGAATAATTCAACTTTAGTTGGGTTTCAGCCAATGGAAACTTCAGTTTGGTTTTATCTTGGTCATCATTTCTGTTCGTTTCTCCAGTGCCTCTGGTGTTTTCTACTATATCCTGttacttttgtttatttaataaaaaacattgACCTCACCATCTGATAGATAGCTTGAAAAACACCACAATTTTCTCTTCAAAACACAAGCTCTAGAGGACTGACTTGTGATTGCACCTGTATGCTTTACTATGTTTTGTTAAGAAACACTTAAGATAGATGAACTCcttgtttttagttaaatGTCACATTATCTTGTCATTCACTTCACCAAGTCCATCTCATTAGATGTTTCTTGTCATGGATAAAAGCCCAAAACTGTTTTCGTGAGGATGAAGCAATGGATGTAACTATAATTGGATGGAAATGTATAGTTAAATGTTAAAATACGTTTAAACTGACTTAAAAGTATGGTACCAGTCATTAGGTGATATGTTATGCTGGTGCAGGAGCAGAAACTTTGTGCTtgttttctcttcaattaaatattctcaGAGTAATTTTGGTGTTAGTAATGAATTGAAGTGAAACACAATAATTTTTGGTGCGAGAAGAATAGTAGAGTGCAGCTTTAATGTTCCCAAGTTGCTGTAGCTCCAATTTGGGGAGTAAGTATTGGTTCTTCCACTCCTAAATTTGCATTGAGAATTATCAGAAATAAGTACTCAATATTTGTTGCTCTtgataaaatttaactaaGTACGATTTTCTTTGGGTAATCCTCatcaatttaaaaactttGTTCCAAATAGAATAGTCACTATATTGGGGATTCAAAGGATTCTGTTCTCAGTACTTGTATGAAGTCTTGCAACAGGATAAGAAAAGTAGCGAGAATAAATAGACTTGTCCCTGAATATGATTTACAATTGTGAGATTTAGCAGAGACTCAAGTAATTATCTTTACTATTGAAGAGGAGAATGTAAGGAGCAGTAAAAATGGTTAAAGAAAGGGAGTGTTACTTAGTAGGTACAACTACAAGGACTACAATCCAGTTTACATTACCTTTATACCTCTATTACAATGGTTAGATAGGTATGTTTGGTTATAATCAGCATGTCTGTAAGATGAGAGCCTTGTGCATTGGTCTCAAATGAATATCTGAACCTTGGAGATGTGGAATGGATtatgaattagggtttctgGGCCTCAATATGTGTTTTTCATATGCTCATTTTGCAAACGTGAACTTcattctataaataaatttccgTCAGCATATGCCAATTCATTGGCAAGTATATTCAACTTATCTTGCATTGGAATATTTTTTGTCTAGTTTTGTCACTACAGCATTGATTATACCTGTGTTAGGTAGTATTATTCTTGTAGTTCTTGACTGGCTGTTGCTAATATCAAACTTTATAGGTTCGATTAGCAAACATGTTCATTTGAGATTGACCTGCATTTTGTGCTGGAGCAACTGCTGATTGTTAGACTAGTACACAGTTATATTGTATCTGAAAGCAATTCGTAAAGAAGTTGATTTGTGTTGCATGGTATTGTAACTTGGACAGATATTCACCGAACATCAAAGAGATAAAAGTACTCAAGCACCGGAAGGTGAGGAGGGCGAGGCTCTACTATTTGCGCGACAAACTTCCAAGGCTCTCCACCTTCAAGTAGGAAAGAGCATCTGTTGATCAGCACCAACCTTAGATCTGTATTCCGTGTATCTCTACAGCCACAAAGCAAAGCATGTAGCTTCTCTGGTAAGTCTGTAGCTTTTTGTGTACGAGCTAGCTTCAGTTAAACTGGTTTTGAGTTTTGGTTGGATGTGCATTCCTTTGTATAAAtgaatgatatttttgttcaaCTTACTTTAATTTATGGGCAGGACCAATTAATAGCATAGATAGGTTCCTTTCTGTTCCTTATCATAATTAATGTCTGCCCACTTGAATTGGTCCTCAACCACATTAGCTCACACAAATGGATCAccatttgaataattttagcTTCATTACTGAATAATAATATGGTCTGACCGAGTCACATAAATAATAGCACTCCAAGGttacaataaattttatatatgtagaaAACTAATGAATATATAATCCGGCTGCGCTGCGATAGAGACAAAGAGCGATGACTCGGATACAAGAACAACTATCCACTATAGGAAAATATTTAATCCCAAAACCTTGGATAGATAAGACCAAACAGACTTTACAGCCGCCGGAATGGAACTCCACTCCACCTATTATAGTAACATTAAATaggtgaatatttttttatccacTATCAATTAAGTATATACATGAATATTAATCTAGATATAAGTATTATGTAGTGTTTATTGTCTAATACTTCTTCTCTATATTTTGGATTGTTCATAAAAATAACCATCTAGTACTAGCACTATTTTTGACaagtttatttctttataatattagctttattttttagtaataataattcaatcatTTTGTATCCTctcattttactaattttacaatAACACTCGTATCATTCAGTATTAAGACTATTAATAGTGGACGATATGTTTTCatatcttaaattaaaattaatagtgaATTAGATTAGAGATATGGAGTAGACACTATCTTTAATTATGATCAGAATTGAATCGATGATTTTAAACCAGAACTGTCttttatactttaattcaaaattggaaTACTATGATTCGgtttctatttaaaaattttgaactgCCATTTTGTCGCAAAACTCAGAAagacacaaaaaaaaagttaggaataaagattttatttgaaaaaccCGTTCAAAAACCGGCGGATTTGACATACCTAGATTATAAGTATATGGGATAAGATTAGTACGACACTTACGGTTGAAATAGGTAACTTCCATGAAGCAAAAAGCCAAATCCGATAGAGACATACACAGCAAATAGTTAAGACAAATTGTTTAAAGACACAGCAACTACAAAATATGATGATATTTATAACTTAAGTAACACCTACTCTGCTACTCATAGATAGAGAaagtgagaaagagagatgaattCGAAGCTCCGGAGTCTGTGGAACCACCCGGCGGGGCCGAAGACGATCCACTTCTGGGCGCCGACGTTCAAGTGGGGGCTGAGCATCGCCAACGTGTCGGACTTCTCGAAGCCCCCCGAGACGCTGTCGTACCCGCAGCAGACGGTGATCGCCATCTCGGGGGTCATCTGGTCGCGCTACTGCTTCGTCATCAAGCCGTGGAATCTCAACCTCTTCGGCGTCAACTCCGCCATGGCTTGCACCGGTCTCTATCAGCTCTCCCGCAAGCTCCGCCACGACTACTCCTCCGTCGACCAATGATCACCGgtcacttttactttactattccactttctttcattttctgtaaaattaaatcaacgccttaaattagattttaattaaCCTACATGAATTATACTAAATCATCGTAACTTagtttaatactctctctgtctaaaaataaattgacaatTGCATGAGTTTTTACgtgtaattggtaaagtagaaatatggagaaaaaaatgtgGTGAAAGTAATGTTAGTGAATTGTGAGGTCCATCTTCAGAATGACTTAGTACGATTAgtattagttaaaattttctatttcaattagattaattttgatgaaccGTCCAAAACGACAATACTTTTTATGGAAGGACAGAGTATAATGACGAATTTcttggaatataaaaatggtTGGGTttgggaaaatgaaattaagagGTGCGGTGAATTATTGATGAATGGCGACACTGAACAAATCAGAAGGGTTGCCCATGCCATgggattttctattttgtttgatattaatattcttatatttgatgtgacagtttttatctttttattaaaaaaattcaaagccAATTTCgatttgtttgatttgaaatCCAACATCAGCATATGCGGTCCGCAAACAACAACCACCGTCAGATGATTTAGTCACAATTTATCGTCTAACAAATAGAAGTGATTATTTGCTGACATTAGTCgatataatcatataatattattttatttaaggaGGTTTAACCCTCTTCGACGTGGCGTGAATTCATCTCTATTTGGTCTAATTTGAATAGCTTGAGCGTTTTTGTGGGTGTGTGACTGACTTTCTTTTCGCCGAATTTGCGACGTGGAATCTTTGACTGCctaccaaattaaattagagGAATATTCAAAATAGTGTACAAAAACCACAAAAATCGAAAGTTCACGAATTTTCCgttaattatataattcatgtattCCAACTTATATGaagtaagaaaataaaataaaaaagaatacgcAATAATTTTTGCTACaggaaaatttaaattaattaatttggaataTCTTAAGAATATACAAAtcaattactattataatttataaatatctcatCTATTATACATAGCCACATAGGACCACACATGACATTGAATTTCTCACCTAACTCCATTTATTTCTGACACAAGACTTTAAGTTTAATCACTAGCAGTGGCAGAGcgtttttatgatttaatggAAAAAAGATGGGACGAGGATAATATGGACCCAcgcacacaaaaaaaaacccgagcaaaattctttaaatagattttttttattaatgaattaaaaatgtaaaaagaagTTAATGCATTCATCACTTTTAAGTGTAGCCTATTATTTACAAATTCCCgcgtttaaaataaattcacaaattcatcaaattaaacaatttacggaattaaaatttcactacGGATATGGGAAAAATACGAGCtgtatatatagattaaaaaaaataaaaataaaaaaaaataaaaaaatgggaagTCCGCGCGTCGCCGCAATGGCAGATGTCTGCACGCCCTTCCCGCGAAGGCCGCGCCCTTCCCGTGTCCGCACGGGACATCCGTATCCGCCCTCCGTCGCCCTAATGCTGGACTTCCCGCACGCCCTTCCCCGAAGGCTCTCCGAAGTCCGCCGGGACATCCGGCGTTGAGGATGCTTTAAAGACTGTTTTTCAGTTTGTAGTGGTGTCTTGTTGACATATTCATGTAGGGATCGGTATTGttttttaacattaattttcacttaattattatacaattactttttctctcttaaatatataaaatttgttagtttaaattatttttatgaaaaatatatcaaattaaatgtacTCTATTTTGTTACATATTAATAGCTTAACCAATTAGGCATTCAACAATTGAGGGGTGGGACAAGAATATAGGCAATGTGCAAATCATTCAAATGGATCCTctgtaaataaaatactataatcatataaaaattttaatgtaacgTAGCCATCATAATGGAAAAAATTGTAAGATGTTGTATGAGTTATATCCATAGAGtcattctaatgcttatagcactctaatttaaaatcaagaccaaatctctacctttagatttaaaatgagtggatgagattaaatcttacgaatctcaataaatagtggacaaaatatcaacaaaagggtaatatcgtcattatgttattatatgataattttcgagaatgtttttttatatcaacatagtgtattacaaatatcaacaat
The genomic region above belongs to Salvia hispanica cultivar TCC Black 2014 chromosome 3, UniMelb_Shisp_WGS_1.0, whole genome shotgun sequence and contains:
- the LOC125216990 gene encoding 50S ribosomal protein L19-2, chloroplastic-like, with amino-acid sequence MMSSNFLPQTLFTVPRCSAQCQPRKLALSALSLRRPGLVVARPFGFNFAEKDKKLSFLVRAETNPEAEAVVEESQENVDIVESEEAEVEKPPFKPRIKLGDIMGILNKKAIEASDSERPIPDLRTGDIVEIKLEVPENRRRLSIYKGIVISKQNAGIHTTIRIRRIIAGVGVEIVFPVYSPNIKEIKVLKHRKVRRARLYYLRDKLPRLSTFK
- the LOC125211810 gene encoding mitochondrial pyruvate carrier 4-like, whose translation is MNSKLRSLWNHPAGPKTIHFWAPTFKWGLSIANVSDFSKPPETLSYPQQTVIAISGVIWSRYCFVIKPWNLNLFGVNSAMACTGLYQLSRKLRHDYSSVDQ